The genomic region TCGACCGATGCTCGGGTCGGAAATTTTAAAGTTTTCCTTAGGCACAGCGCTGACCGACGTTTTGCTCAGTGTGTTGTGGGGTATTGGCTCAATATGGCTGCTAGATCTTACCTTCACTTGGGAAGGCGTCGGAGCCGTACTCGGAGAAGGCTTAGATGTGGATACCACGAAGCTTTTGGTGGTCTCCGGCTTGGTAATCGGATCGATCCAAGTTTTTGCAATAAGTGCATTATTCGCCTGGCTAATCTCAAAAAACCTGCCGAAGAAAGTAGATTAATCTACCGCTTGCCGACATCTGAAGCCGGTATAGAATTGAAATTTTCAGCCCCGGTGCAGGGTAACCGTCGCCAACTCAGACAACGACCGCAATGGGTGGTTAGCGGACGTTTCCGCCGCTGGCCGAAAGCGGACGTTCAGTACCCCGTTCCCAATCAGCCTCTTCCGTTCGGTTAAGCGCGCGCCATACTCATCTCACTTCGGTGAATCTGCCGAACCGTAGATCTACGCAAATCGCATTTCCAAGATAGCATCCTGCGTCAAACACCATTCGAATGGTCACCCCAGCTGTGCCATCTGAGTCGGCAAAACGTCCAGGTGACGTAAACACCACAAATGGGGTCTGTTCGCTGTCGAGGGGCAAGCAGCGCTCTAGGCAGAACGGGAATGATTCCGAAAACCCGTTATCAAACGGAAAAATCTCCGTCGTAACTATTGCGCCATCATTGCTGTGGGGGTCTTCGATCACCTGATCGATTGTTATCTCATCTACGGCTTGAGTGCTGGCAACTCGATAGTCCACGTCGTTCGCTGCACAGGATTGCGACAGACCTGTAGCGGCGATGATGCTCCCAATTCGATATGCTGACACCCGTTCTCTCACGAATGCGAGAATAGGCGACCGGTGCGACGGTCTGCAACCGGTGGATAGCGGACAATTGTGTTGATTATTGAAGCCATTTACACTGACGTAATGTGGCGATTTTTATCGATCCTCATTTTGTCTGCTGCCCTGGGTAGTTTGATCTCAACCTTCATTATGTCGTTTCTCATTGCCGGATTTGTGGAAGCAGTTTCATCTCCAATCCGAGCTTTCTTAGGAGTTTCGGTATTCACGATGGTTTTCACAATTCCTGGTACATTGATGCTGTTTGGTTTTCGGACAGAACTTGACGAACGGGGAGTGGCAATTCCGGCAACCAATGTGCTGTTGCTGGTATTTGGAACGTTCGCCGGCGGTTTGATGTTGCTGCTGCTATTCCAGGGCGCGATGCCAATTCGGTTTGGGGCGCTCTACGGATTTGTAACAACCGCGGTGTTCATCACGTTAAAATCAAGGATCGGGGACCGATTGTTTGTCAAACAATAGGATGTCCGCGATGGGTGGGAAGCGGACAAAATTGTTCAATCATACTTTGCATCAGCATCACCGGCTGAAATGGCGTTCAGTTCGGGAGGGCCACCACCGTGCATCTCGCTGTGCGGAAAGGTTAGCTCCCAGAAACGACCGTCATTGGGATCTTGATACAGAATGTCCCATCCAGAAGTGGATCGACGACGCTCGATCAAGTGATCGCTGATGAGAGACCTAATCCTCTTGCAAGTCTCATCCTCGACAGTTCGATCGCTCGAAGAGTCCCATCGTCCGGATATGTTCGTCTCGTTGCGCGAAATCTGATCCATCCGGAACCAGTATTTGTTTTCAATGGTGTCTGCAAAGGGTGGTTAGCGGAATTGCTTTGCAATGCGCATCGGATGGTCCGGGTTTCGGCGAATGAACGCATCAATCTCGCGTAGTTCGTCGGGGTATTTTTCGCCGCCTGGATAGCTCCGATAACTCCAGAATCTGAATCCCGCGTTCCAGAGTTTGCGGACCGCTGTCCACTTGTCGACTTCTCGTTTCTTGGGCGCACTAAAACTCCGTCCCATCATCGCCAACGGTCTTTGGCATTCCGGGCAAACATGCTCACGCTCCTCGCTGCGCTTCCAAGACTTGCGGCATTGAAAACATGCATGGGAGGTCAAGTAGTCTGGGCCTCTGTGCAGCCGCGGTTCCGGGGGCGGAGTGATCACTCGATTGCCGATCTTGCGCCGTAGCTCCATCCGTTCCTGTTTGCCGATTTTTTTAGACATGGAGGAATATTGGCCTACAATCTTAGCGTCCGCAATGGGTGGAAGGCAGACTCATTTGCTGATCCTTCTCAGTCAAAACTCCAGGCAATATCCGCCGGCATAGGGTTGTATCGATCATGGCTGTGGCAGACATATCTGATCGCTGTACTTTCCAGCTACCAATTCGCTATGGGCCCTAGGTGGTGTCTGCCATGATTTACGATAGTCTAGCGATATGAACTATCTGAAGCGCATTTTGATGGCTCCGAGAATGGCTTACCATTTCACAAAAGCTGGTATGCTGATGGATCGAGGGAACTACTCGAGATGCATCGACCAGATGAGCCGAGCCTTTTCGCTCATCGACGATCAAGAGGCACGGAAACCCAAATATTTTCAGTTTGATATACGAATGGCCCAGGGGGCCTTAGGAGATCGGAATCATCAACTGGCGACATTGCATATTCAAAGGGCTTTACGAAAGATCGATGAAAGTCGAAGACTAAATCAAGATGAGAAGATCTACATCGCCAAATTTTGCGATGTGCTGCTTGCGGCTGCAAACTCAGAAACCCGATCTGGAAGCGAAGCAAAACGACTGAACGTCATTAATGTTAGGCGGCATTTGAAGGTAGAGTATCCTTTAAATCTATAGCGAAGCTCGAAGCTACAGAATGTCCGCAATGGGCGCAAAGCGGACATTCGATTTTAGTCCGACACATATCAGTCAGTCTAACCGGGACCCTTAACGGCATACACCCAAGCTGCGGTGTTTGCGCCCGGGATATTCTCAGGCCCCCCTTGGGACTCCAAAATCCGTGCATCTCCGCCGCTAACCGCTCCGTTCGGCGAAACGCCTATTGACGCCTTCGCGAAATTCCCTAAAAGCCCAGCGTTCCGCAAGGAAGGGCGCTTAGCTCAGTTGGTAGAGCATCTCGTTTACACCGAGAGGGTCGGCAGTTCGAGCCTGTCAGCGCCCACCATTCCTAGACAGTTCTGATCGTTTCACGCCGCGCGCGCACGTACGGCGTTGGCCGCGCTTTGGTGCGGCTTGTCTCAGCGCATCCGGGAAAAAATGTTGCGGCGTGGGAGGGAGGTGTCCGGTCAAGGGGAGCCGAGGGATGGGAGATGGCTGTATCAACCAAAGGACCTGCAACGCCGCAACACCATTGTTATGCCCGTTCGGTGCCGCTCATCCTACATGTCCTTTGGACCATGTCGCGCGGTGAGCTCCTGGTCGCTCAGCACGGACTGAATTGCCTATAGACCCGCCTCGACAGCGGTGCGGATCATGTCGGCTGCGGTCGGCGCTTCGAGCCGTTCCATCAGCAAGGCCCGGTGCATCTTTACCGTCCGCTCGGTCACGCCAAGCTCGTGCGCAATCTGTTTGTTCAGCAAACCCTCCGCGGCGAATGTGAGGACCTGGCGCTGGCGCTCGGACAGGTTCTTGACCGCATCAACGGCGGCTATACGGCGCGCGGTCGATATGCTGCCGGCTTCATCTGGAATCTCGACCTGCGACCCCAGGAAATAGTCGAGCTCATCCGCCTGGTTGTAGATCGGCGCGACGAGCACGGCGTTGCGGAAGGGTGTGCCGTCGCGTTTATAGTTGAGGATCTCGACCAGTACGGAGGTCTTTTCGCGGACACCGCGGCGGATTTCCTCGGTCAGCCAGGGTTCGGTGCCCGGGCCGGATAGGAAACGGCAGTTGCGGCCGATGATTTCCTCCCGCGGATAGCCGGTCAGCTCGCTGAATTTGTCATTCGACGCAACGATAGGATTGTCGGGGAGACGCGGATTGCTGATCACCGACGCCACTGGGCTGTTGGCGATCATCTGCATCAGCTCTGCGTTCGGCTCATCCGGAACGGGAAGGGGATTCCCTGTATTCGTCACGCATACCTCCACGAGCGACTATAGATTGCAGGCAAGAGACGCGGCAAGGCTCGCTTGCGAATATTCGCGCGGGCCGCAGATCGCCTAAAGCGCGCGGACGAGGCGCGTGGCGACACCAATCCAGCTGGGATCCTTGATCACCTGCTGGCGTCCACCAGCGCCATGGGGGAGCAGCTGCAGGCGCTCGCCCTCTCTCCCGATCAGGCGGCCGAACAGGAAGCGACCGGCCGGGCGCGGGACAAGCACATCCCGGTTCAACGCAGTCGCGAAGGCATCCGGATCCAACCGTTCGCACCAGATTTCGTCACCGGCCCGATAGTCGCCAATGCCGCCATCGACCTGGATCGCCACCATCCCAGGCGAGGGGCGAGGGGGCGTGAAACGCGTCGCGTGGCGCGGCGCCTCGGCGCCATTGCCGTCGAGCACCGCCGCGACGGTCAGATCCGTCTGCTCCGGCAATGTGACCAGATCTGCCGCCTCAACGCCCAGCGCATCGGCAATGCGATTCAGCCAGGCCACCGAAACGGTCCGCATGCCGGTCTCCAACCGACCGATCGTTTGTGCGGTGGTGGGCGGATCGCAGCGGTCAGCCACTTCCTGCAGCGTCAGGCGCTTGGCTTTGCGGATTTCGCGGATTGTCGTGATCATATTGGCCTATCCTCGACGAACCAAATTGGTTTTTATCTGTCCTACACTATTGCCGAAATGGCAAGGTCGATTCGCAGGGATTGGAAGGCAGTCAGGAGAGCTGGAATGGCGGGGAAAAGTCTATCGCGGGGGGCGGACCCAAGAGTGCTTGTCGAGCGGCCGTTACCCCAAGATGGACGATTGCGGGTCCATGATAGCGCGCCCAGCCATCCGGCTCGCAAGGCGCGGTTGGCCCGTTCGGTAACCGTCAACCTCGCGGAATCGCCGCTCAGCTGGCTGCATGCGCGCGGCCATATCACCGCGCGCCACTTTGACGCGGGGGAAGCGCTACGGCGGGACTATGAGCTCTCCCAGCTCGCGCCGCGCACCACGATGCAATGGGATGCACCGCCGACCAGCAAGATCGCGCGCGCCGCGCCGGCTGTGCTCAGTCCGAGCGAGGCTCAGTTGGCCGCGAAGCGAAGATTTGATGATGCAATGCAGGTGCTGGGCTCCGGACTGGATGATATTGCCTGGCGGGTTCTATGTGCGGGCGAAGGCCTTAAGGGCGCGGAGAAGGAGATGGGCTGGCCTAGCCGCTCGGGAAAAGTGGTTCTCGTCCTCGCTCTGGATCGACTGGCCAGCCATTATCGCCTGCCGGATTAGCGCATCGTTTTTTCGCAACGCTGGTGCGTTTTTACATGGGTTGCGATGGGGCATCGCTGTGCTAGCACCTTCTGATCCCCTCTCTCTGAATCTGGAGTTTTCGATGATTATCTATGGCGTCTCTCTTTCTCCCTTTGTCCGCAAGGCCATGGCATTTCTCCACGAAAAGGGCATCGACTTTGATCACCAGCTCGTGATGCCCGGCGCCGATGATCCGGAGTTTCGGGAGAGTTCGCCCTTTGGGAAAGTACCCGGTTTCCGGGATGGCGATTTCACATTGTCGGATTCCTCCGCGATCGCTCATTATGTGGAAAGCAAGTTCCCCGATCCGGCACTGATCCCGGCCGATCCCGAAGCGCGAGGCAAGACGATCTGGTTCGATGAGTTTGGCGATACGATGCTCGTTCCAGCCGGTGGCGCGATCTTTTTCAATCGCGTGGTTGCAACGATGATGGGGCAGGAAGGGGACGAGGCTGCGGCTGTCACGGCCGAGCAGGAAACCCTGCCGCCGCTGTTGGCCTATCTCGAAGGACTGCTCGCCGATGAGCCAGACTATCTGGTCGGCGATAGCATCACGCTGGCCGATATTGCCGTGGCTGCGCCATTCAAGAATCTGGAATATGGCAAGGCGGCAATCGATTGGGATGCTTACCCGAAAACCCGGGCCTATACGGATCGCATATTGGGGCGTGACAGCTTCGCCAAAATTCTCGCCATGGATGCGGCCATGATGGGCGGCTAGTTGCGCCGGCCAGTGATTTCCTCAAAAGCTGTGTTTGACTGTGCGGCCATTGCGGCCTGCACATAGAGCAAGCTGGGGTGGAATGATGGTGCGTAAATTGGCAATCGGGATTGTGGCGATTCTCGCAATTGGCGGTATTCTCGCGCTCGGCCTTTGGGCGACGTCACCAGACCCACAGGGCAATCCGGCATCGTTCGAAGATGGAGACCTCGTGCCATCCATCCGTCCGCTCGATGAGGCTGTCACCCTGGCCCAGATCGAGCGGCCGGGCGGCAATATCGCAACACTGATCGTGCTGGATTTCGATGCGACCGAAGCGTCGGTGATCGACCTGCAGGCGTTGGGTGCCGACGCAGCCGATAGCCCGTTTGAGGCACTCGCCAGTATCGATGCATCGACGCTGACAGAGCAGGTGGCAGCGATTACCACGCGCGAAACCGTTGCGATTGCGGACCTTCTACCCGCAGCAGGAGGAGGCGATCGCCACATCGCAACGGGCACCAATTTCCCCGAACATGCCGAAGAAGCATCAAGCGACAAGGTGTTCAACTTCCCGAAATTCGGCTTGGCGACGCCGGCGCGGACAACCGTCACGGCCCGTCCAGACATGCTACTCGATTATGAGATTGAGATGTGCATGATCTTCGATCGTCCCATTCGCTCCGTCGAAGATTTCGACGCAGCAGAGAAGGGCTTTTTCCTGTGCGGTGACTTTACGGATCGCGCGACGCTGGTGCGCCTGGTTGATCCCGACAATCTCGATTCCGGTCATGGTTTTAGCGATGCAAAGAGTGGGCCGGATTTCTATCCGTCAGGGCCCTTCCTCGTCATTCCGCGCGACTGGCAGAGCTTCATTACCGAGGAACGGATGACGACCGCGGTGAATGATGACCCGCGGCAGGACGCCCGTGGCGGGGAGATGACGCTCGATTTCCGCGAGCTCACGGCGCAGGCGTTGGATGACATGGATCAGGCCCGGTTTCTCTATCAGGATTCCTATCACCGGCTATCACCGGTGCCCTATATCGCGACCGGCATGACGCTGATGTCTGGAACATCAGAAGGGGTGATCTTCACACCACCAACGCGCGGCGACATCATCGAGGGCGCTGTCTGGCATTTATTCTCAGGCAGAATTTTCTCAGGCGAAACCGTGACGTCCTCAGTGATCGAGGTGTTTCTCGCCAATGAAGTCGAGTCTGGTCAGTTTCTGCAGGCGGGCGATACCGTCCATTATCGATCACGCTCGATGGGCGATATCGTCATCGAAGTGGAGTAGAAGATCGACCGCTAGAAGATGTAGCGCAGGGCAATAAATCCGCCGACGAGCAGGATGCCGGCGAGAACCGTCAGAATGGCAAAATATTTGTCGATGAACGCTTTCATCGGCTCGCCAAATTTCCAGAGCAGGATGGCGACGAGGAAGAAACGCGCGCCGCGGGCGATGATCGCCGCGAAGATAAGCACATGCAGCGGCATGGCCGTGGCGCCTGCCGCGATGGTGATCACCTTGAACGGCAAGGGTGTGAAACCCGCCAGCAAGACGATCAGCCAGCCTTGTTCATTGAACGCGCTCGCAAAGCCCTCAAATTCCTCGCCGAGCCCATAGAGATCAAGGATCGCTTGTCCGACCGTTTCGAACAGGAAATAGCCGATCGCATAACCAAGTAGCGCACCGATAACCGATGCAATCGTGCAAATCAGCGCATATCGGAGCGCGCGGTCCGGTCGCGCCAGGCACATCGGCAGCAGCATGACATCGGGCGGAATCGGGAAGAAGCTCGATTCCACGAACGAAATGCCAGCCAGCCAACGCTCGGCCTTTGGATGCCCGGCTTTCTCAAGCGTCCATTCGTAAAGACGTTTCAACATTGCCGCCCCTTATAGGTGCGAGCGGTAAAAGGGAATCGTCTTTGTCATCGCGATCATCAACCCGCCGCTATCGCCGGATCAATGCCCCGGCGCACCGCTGACATCTTCCAGCAGCTCTTTTGGCGTTTCGCGACCATGGTCCGTGCCAGCCGCGCGTTCACCGCGGGCGAGAGCAAAGATCACGCCCGACAATGCCATCAGCGCCACGATATTCGGCAACGCCATCGCGGCGTTCGAAATATCGCCGAGGCGCCAGATCGCATCAAGTGGGGCGAAGGAGCCGACAAAGATCACCAGGCACCAGACTATCCGCCACAACAGGTGCAGTCTCAGCTCGCCCTGACGGGTGGCGCCCGGCAGCTGATCATAGAGATAGGTGATCGCCCGCTCGCCATAATAGGACCAGGTGAGCAGCGTCGTGAACACGAACAGCAGCAGCGCGATTGACGCGATCAACGTCCCGATCGGGATATTGAACACCTCAAGCGGGAAGGCCGCTGCATAGGCGCCTGACGTCATCGCAAAACCTTGCAGATCGGACTGCCAGGCATGGGCGACAGCGACTTGCTGGCCATCGACCGTTGCGGTGAAATCGCCGCCGACGGTGAGCATGACCAGCGCCGTCATCGTGCAGATGACGATCGTATCGATAAATGTCCCCATCATCGCAAATCGGCCCTGCGCCGCGGGATCATTGGTCTGGGCGACGGCATGGGCGATCGCTGTAGAACCCTGACCGGCCTCGTTCGAGAACAGCCCGCGTGCCACACCGGCGCGAATGGCC from Parasphingopyxis sp. CP4 harbors:
- a CDS encoding Imm27 family immunity protein; translated protein: MDQISRNETNISGRWDSSSDRTVEDETCKRIRSLISDHLIERRRSTSGWDILYQDPNDGRFWELTFPHSEMHGGGPPELNAISAGDADAKYD
- a CDS encoding LuxR C-terminal-related transcriptional regulator, with the protein product MIANSPVASVISNPRLPDNPIVASNDKFSELTGYPREEIIGRNCRFLSGPGTEPWLTEEIRRGVREKTSVLVEILNYKRDGTPFRNAVLVAPIYNQADELDYFLGSQVEIPDEAGSISTARRIAAVDAVKNLSERQRQVLTFAAEGLLNKQIAHELGVTERTVKMHRALLMERLEAPTAADMIRTAVEAGL
- a CDS encoding helix-turn-helix domain-containing protein, with translation MITTIREIRKAKRLTLQEVADRCDPPTTAQTIGRLETGMRTVSVAWLNRIADALGVEAADLVTLPEQTDLTVAAVLDGNGAEAPRHATRFTPPRPSPGMVAIQVDGGIGDYRAGDEIWCERLDPDAFATALNRDVLVPRPAGRFLFGRLIGREGERLQLLPHGAGGRQQVIKDPSWIGVATRLVRAL
- a CDS encoding DUF6456 domain-containing protein, whose protein sequence is MAGKSLSRGADPRVLVERPLPQDGRLRVHDSAPSHPARKARLARSVTVNLAESPLSWLHARGHITARHFDAGEALRRDYELSQLAPRTTMQWDAPPTSKIARAAPAVLSPSEAQLAAKRRFDDAMQVLGSGLDDIAWRVLCAGEGLKGAEKEMGWPSRSGKVVLVLALDRLASHYRLPD
- a CDS encoding glutathione S-transferase family protein, translated to MIIYGVSLSPFVRKAMAFLHEKGIDFDHQLVMPGADDPEFRESSPFGKVPGFRDGDFTLSDSSAIAHYVESKFPDPALIPADPEARGKTIWFDEFGDTMLVPAGGAIFFNRVVATMMGQEGDEAAAVTAEQETLPPLLAYLEGLLADEPDYLVGDSITLADIAVAAPFKNLEYGKAAIDWDAYPKTRAYTDRILGRDSFAKILAMDAAMMGG
- a CDS encoding fumarylacetoacetate hydrolase family protein, whose protein sequence is MMVRKLAIGIVAILAIGGILALGLWATSPDPQGNPASFEDGDLVPSIRPLDEAVTLAQIERPGGNIATLIVLDFDATEASVIDLQALGADAADSPFEALASIDASTLTEQVAAITTRETVAIADLLPAAGGGDRHIATGTNFPEHAEEASSDKVFNFPKFGLATPARTTVTARPDMLLDYEIEMCMIFDRPIRSVEDFDAAEKGFFLCGDFTDRATLVRLVDPDNLDSGHGFSDAKSGPDFYPSGPFLVIPRDWQSFITEERMTTAVNDDPRQDARGGEMTLDFRELTAQALDDMDQARFLYQDSYHRLSPVPYIATGMTLMSGTSEGVIFTPPTRGDIIEGAVWHLFSGRIFSGETVTSSVIEVFLANEVESGQFLQAGDTVHYRSRSMGDIVIEVE
- a CDS encoding YqaA family protein, translating into MLKRLYEWTLEKAGHPKAERWLAGISFVESSFFPIPPDVMLLPMCLARPDRALRYALICTIASVIGALLGYAIGYFLFETVGQAILDLYGLGEEFEGFASAFNEQGWLIVLLAGFTPLPFKVITIAAGATAMPLHVLIFAAIIARGARFFLVAILLWKFGEPMKAFIDKYFAILTVLAGILLVGGFIALRYIF